In a single window of the Manis javanica isolate MJ-LG chromosome 16, MJ_LKY, whole genome shotgun sequence genome:
- the LOC108388563 gene encoding patr class I histocompatibility antigen, A-126 alpha chain-like isoform X1, producing MAPWALLLLLSGTLALTQTRAGSHSLRYFYTAMTRPGRGEPRFVAVGYVDDTQFVRFDSHSASPRMEPRVPWMQQEGPEYWDRDTRIYKDTAQNFRVGLNNLRSYYNHSEEGCHTYQWLCGCDVGPDGRLLRGYSQFAYDGTDYLTLNEDLRSWTAADTVAQITQRKWEAAGGAADQRAYLDGECVEGLRRYLEKGKETLQRAEPPKRHVTHHPFSDREVTLRCWALGFYPAEITLTWQRDGDDLTQDTELVETRPSGDGTFQKWAAVVVPSGEEQRYTCHVQHEGLPEPITLRWEPPQPTISLVGLIAGLVLFVVTGTAVAGAVMWRKKRSGGKGGSYAQAASVNSDQGYDVSLTAAKV from the exons ATGGCTCCCTGGGCCCTTCTCTTGCTGCTGTCGGGGACCCTGGCCCTGACCCAGACCCGGGCTG GTTCCCACTCCCTGAGGTATTTCTACACCGCCATGACCCGGCCCGGCCGCGGGGAGCCCCGCTTCGTCGCCGTGGGCTACGTGGACGATACGCAGTTCGTGAGGTTCGACAGCCACTCCGCGAGTCCGAGGATGGAGCCCCGGGTGCCGTGGATGCAGCAGGAGGGGCCTGAGTACTGGGACCGGGACACGCGGATCTACAAGGACACCGCACAGAATTTCCGAGTGGGGCTGAACAACCTGCGCAGCTACTACAACCACAGCGAGGAGG gGTGTCACACCTACCAGTGGCTCTGTGGATGCGACGTGGGGCCAGATGGGCGCCTCCTCCGCGGGTACAGCCAGTTCGCCTACGACGGTACCGATTACCTCACGCTGAACGAGGACCTGCGCTCCTGGACCGCGGCGGACACGGTGGCTCAGATCACCCAGCGCAAATGGGAGGCTGCCGGTGGGGCAGCGGATCAGAGGGCCTATCTGGACGGGGAGTGCGTGGAGGGGCTGCGAAGGTacctggagaaagggaaggagacgCTGCAGCGCGCAG AACCCCCAAAAAGACACGTGACCCACCACCCCTTTTCTGACCGTGAGGTCACCCTgaggtgctgggccctgggcttcTACCCTGCGGAGATCACCCTGACCTGGCAGCGTGATGGGGATGACCTGACCCAGGACACAGAGCTTGTGGAGACCAGGCCTTCAGGGGACGGAACCTTCCAGAAGTGGGCAGCTGTGGTGGTGCCTTCTGGGGAGGAGCAGAGATACACATGCCATGTGCAGCATGAGGGGCTGCCCGAGCCCATCACCCTGAGATGGG agcCACCTCAGCCCACCATCTCCCTCGTGGGCCTCATTGCCGGCCTGGTCCTCTTTGTGGTCACTGGAACCGCGGTGGCTGGAGCTGTGATGTGGAGGAAGAAGCGCTCAG gaggaaaaggagggagcTATGCTCAGGCTGCAA GTGTGAACAGTGACCAGGGCTATGATGTGTCTCTCACGGCTGCTAAAG TGTGA
- the LOC108388563 gene encoding patr class I histocompatibility antigen, A-126 alpha chain-like isoform X2: protein MAPWALLLLLSGTLALTQTRAGSHSLRYFYTAMTRPGRGEPRFVAVGYVDDTQFVRFDSHSASPRMEPRVPWMQQEGPEYWDRDTRIYKDTAQNFRVGLNNLRSYYNHSEEDGRLLRGYSQFAYDGTDYLTLNEDLRSWTAADTVAQITQRKWEAAGGAADQRAYLDGECVEGLRRYLEKGKETLQRAEPPKRHVTHHPFSDREVTLRCWALGFYPAEITLTWQRDGDDLTQDTELVETRPSGDGTFQKWAAVVVPSGEEQRYTCHVQHEGLPEPITLRWEPPQPTISLVGLIAGLVLFVVTGTAVAGAVMWRKKRSGGKGGSYAQAASVNSDQGYDVSLTAAKV from the exons ATGGCTCCCTGGGCCCTTCTCTTGCTGCTGTCGGGGACCCTGGCCCTGACCCAGACCCGGGCTG GTTCCCACTCCCTGAGGTATTTCTACACCGCCATGACCCGGCCCGGCCGCGGGGAGCCCCGCTTCGTCGCCGTGGGCTACGTGGACGATACGCAGTTCGTGAGGTTCGACAGCCACTCCGCGAGTCCGAGGATGGAGCCCCGGGTGCCGTGGATGCAGCAGGAGGGGCCTGAGTACTGGGACCGGGACACGCGGATCTACAAGGACACCGCACAGAATTTCCGAGTGGGGCTGAACAACCTGCGCAGCTACTACAACCACAGCGAGGAGG ATGGGCGCCTCCTCCGCGGGTACAGCCAGTTCGCCTACGACGGTACCGATTACCTCACGCTGAACGAGGACCTGCGCTCCTGGACCGCGGCGGACACGGTGGCTCAGATCACCCAGCGCAAATGGGAGGCTGCCGGTGGGGCAGCGGATCAGAGGGCCTATCTGGACGGGGAGTGCGTGGAGGGGCTGCGAAGGTacctggagaaagggaaggagacgCTGCAGCGCGCAG AACCCCCAAAAAGACACGTGACCCACCACCCCTTTTCTGACCGTGAGGTCACCCTgaggtgctgggccctgggcttcTACCCTGCGGAGATCACCCTGACCTGGCAGCGTGATGGGGATGACCTGACCCAGGACACAGAGCTTGTGGAGACCAGGCCTTCAGGGGACGGAACCTTCCAGAAGTGGGCAGCTGTGGTGGTGCCTTCTGGGGAGGAGCAGAGATACACATGCCATGTGCAGCATGAGGGGCTGCCCGAGCCCATCACCCTGAGATGGG agcCACCTCAGCCCACCATCTCCCTCGTGGGCCTCATTGCCGGCCTGGTCCTCTTTGTGGTCACTGGAACCGCGGTGGCTGGAGCTGTGATGTGGAGGAAGAAGCGCTCAG gaggaaaaggagggagcTATGCTCAGGCTGCAA GTGTGAACAGTGACCAGGGCTATGATGTGTCTCTCACGGCTGCTAAAG TGTGA